One Candidatus Aminicenantes bacterium genomic window, GCTTGCGCAGCATCTCGACGAACTCCGTGTCCTCGATGATCTTCTGCGGCCAGACGCAGGGCACACGGGTGCCGATGCGGAAGAGGTCGATGTGCGGGATCTGCCGCACCTTGCCCAGGATCTCGTCGAGCTTCTTAGTGCCCAGCAGGAACGGGTCGCCGCCGGAGATCAGCACGTCGCGGATGTCCTCGTGGCTGGCGATGTACTCGATGCCCTTGTTGATCTCGTCCATGGACGGGTTCTTCACTTCGTCGCCCACCTTGCGCTTGCGGGTGCAGAAGCGGCAGTACATGGCGCATTCGTTCGACACAAAGAGCAGGACGCGGTCGGGATAGCGGTGAATGATCGTGCGCGGGCCGCCGAGCGGGATGTCGCCCTCCTCGTCCAGCGGGTCGGCGGTCAGGTCCATGTAGTGCTCGAGCTCCTCGACGTCG contains:
- a CDS encoding radical SAM protein, whose protein sequence is MAYKDILKNSIKTFEDLEKWLTAQKARVDPRLREVIAKYPMRVNTYYLGLIEKMNDGIWKQAIPDVEELEHYMDLTADPLDEEGDIPLGGPRTIIHRYPDRVLLFVSNECAMYCRFCTRKRKVGDEVKNPSMDEINKGIEYIASHEDIRDVLISGGDPFLLGTKKLDEILGKVRQIPHIDLFRIGTRVPCVWPQKIIEDTEFVEMLRK